ATGGATTACGTGGGTGACGTCATGAAACTTTCTCAGCGATTACAATATATTTTGGAACAAATTCCTGCCGGTAGCAGACTGGCTGATATTGGCTCGGATCACGGACTACTCCCTGTGGCTGCAGTGCGCTCCGGCAGAGTATCGCAAGCTGTAGCGGGTGAGGTCAACGATGGACCATTGCGTGCGGCTCAAAAGCAGGTGGCTGAAGCAGGTCTCACAGATCGCATTGCGGTTAGAAAAGGGGACGGCTTGGCTGTAATCAAGGCCAATGAGGTAGATGTTATTACGATAGCGGGTATGGGCGGAGCCTTGATCGCTTCTATTTTGGAGCAAGGGAAAGACAAGCTTGTTTCAGTGAAACAGCTTGTTTTACAGCCCAACGTGGGCGAGGATATTTTACGGCGCTGGCTAATCAAGCATCAATGGGTATTAACAAATGAACATATCATGGAAGAAGATGGTAAAATATATGAAGTTCTGACGGCAGTACCTGCTTCGGAAAGTTCACTGAAACAGGATGACCTGTATCGGCCATGGGAACTTTCTGGTAGTTCGCTGGTACTGACAGAGGATTTGCTGATACAACTCGGACCGTTATTGGTCAAAGCACCAAATGAAATCTTTTTTTCGAAATGGCAATTGGAGATTCGCAAGCTTCAGGATGTGCGGGCACAAGTGGCTCGGTCAGATCAGGAATCTGCGCAGCATAAGCAGGAGCAATTGCGCA
This window of the Paenibacillus polymyxa genome carries:
- a CDS encoding tRNA (adenine(22)-N(1))-methyltransferase, translated to MKLSQRLQYILEQIPAGSRLADIGSDHGLLPVAAVRSGRVSQAVAGEVNDGPLRAAQKQVAEAGLTDRIAVRKGDGLAVIKANEVDVITIAGMGGALIASILEQGKDKLVSVKQLVLQPNVGEDILRRWLIKHQWVLTNEHIMEEDGKIYEVLTAVPASESSLKQDDLYRPWELSGSSLVLTEDLLIQLGPLLVKAPNEIFFSKWQLEIRKLQDVRAQVARSDQESAQHKQEQLRKQIEQLEEVLACLPKDRQ